The following coding sequences lie in one Sulfuricurvum sp. genomic window:
- a CDS encoding DNA-binding response regulator has translation MKILIIEDEWLVAHFIADVAQSHDIDIAGIAQSYDEATEIIDNNSIDCAIVDINIKGSKHGIDVARFLKTRNIPFLFLTAYKDIETMKEATDLDPLSYLIKPVSEENLIAAFLVIKNKFTKSIPQKHPFTIDMEGMILKDGEMVSLSTSERIVMALLIKNHRNVVLRETFFEHLWDDPEEINEGTLRNVILKLRKKFDLQIENIKNVGYAFV, from the coding sequence ATGAAAATATTAATTATCGAAGATGAATGGCTTGTTGCTCATTTTATTGCGGATGTAGCACAAAGTCATGATATTGATATTGCTGGTATCGCTCAAAGTTACGATGAAGCAACTGAAATTATTGACAATAATTCTATCGACTGTGCTATTGTTGATATCAATATCAAAGGTTCAAAGCATGGTATTGATGTTGCCCGTTTTTTAAAAACTAGGAATATCCCTTTTCTTTTTTTAACTGCTTACAAAGATATAGAGACGATGAAAGAAGCTACTGATTTAGACCCTCTTTCTTATCTTATTAAACCTGTTTCCGAAGAAAATTTAATTGCAGCTTTTTTAGTTATCAAAAATAAATTTACGAAATCAATTCCGCAAAAACATCCTTTTACTATTGATATGGAGGGAATGATTCTTAAAGATGGTGAAATGGTCTCTCTCTCCACTTCAGAACGGATCGTCATGGCATTATTAATTAAAAATCATCGGAATGTTGTTTTACGAGAAACATTTTTTGAACATTTGTGGGACGATCCTGAAGAGATTAATGAAGGGACACTTCGAAATGTGATTCTCAAGCTGAGAAAAAAATTTGATCTGCAGATTGAAAATATTAAAAATGTCGGTTATGCTTTTGTTTAA
- a CDS encoding TolC family protein translates to MKYTVFIILFFFSQSLWSDDKHLLDILIDSTLKHHPSVKSAQLAIQGAEVGIESAKWGYWPTPSVSVDNSEGRRSTLFQLSQPLWSGGKLDAVVDKATAYKSESNADLEQSRYDLAFKCIELYATLIQTQGRICALDESINRLLRYDTMIRQRVEGGVSPSSDRELISNRISQTRNERLNQSTAQRTALSQLHLLSGMDIQSSMIDNNYLTHIKISSIQSLIDNAYATYPIFKKQRAQIEAARYELDNAKAQLSPNLSAKVERQIGSIYQDSYSDNRFILSVSMNTGAGLSSLSNIQSAQLKIDQLLQNVETSKIELAQKIESDYDNYGLLDERITIADQSIHSSEEVLNSYTRLFIAGKRSWLDVVNAARELTDNQKLKSDMVASSVISGERLKLYQGKTIMTPSTSENK, encoded by the coding sequence ATGAAATATACGGTATTTATTATACTATTTTTCTTTTCACAATCTTTATGGAGCGATGATAAACACCTTCTAGATATCCTTATCGACTCGACGCTTAAACATCATCCCAGTGTAAAATCAGCTCAACTTGCGATTCAAGGTGCCGAGGTAGGTATAGAAAGTGCAAAATGGGGATATTGGCCGACACCCTCTGTATCTGTTGATAATTCAGAAGGGCGACGCAGTACACTTTTCCAACTCTCACAACCGCTATGGAGTGGTGGAAAACTTGATGCAGTAGTGGATAAAGCAACAGCATACAAATCTGAAAGTAATGCTGATTTGGAACAATCGCGTTATGATTTGGCGTTCAAATGTATCGAACTCTACGCAACTCTCATTCAAACACAAGGTCGAATCTGTGCACTCGATGAGTCAATAAATCGATTACTAAGATACGATACAATGATTCGCCAACGTGTCGAGGGAGGTGTTTCCCCTTCGAGTGATCGGGAGTTAATCTCTAACCGAATTTCCCAAACGCGCAATGAGCGTCTGAACCAATCAACAGCACAAAGAACAGCTCTTTCTCAGTTACATCTTTTAAGCGGTATGGATATTCAATCTTCTATGATTGATAATAACTATCTTACTCATATAAAAATATCATCAATCCAATCACTGATTGATAATGCCTATGCCACCTATCCTATTTTTAAAAAACAGCGGGCACAAATCGAAGCAGCACGATATGAACTTGATAATGCCAAAGCACAACTTTCACCTAATCTTTCTGCAAAAGTAGAACGACAAATCGGTTCAATTTATCAAGATAGCTACAGTGACAATCGTTTTATCCTAAGTGTATCGATGAATACTGGAGCAGGATTGTCATCCCTTTCGAATATTCAATCAGCTCAGCTAAAAATTGATCAGCTCCTCCAAAACGTGGAAACTTCTAAAATCGAGCTTGCTCAAAAAATAGAGTCTGACTACGATAACTATGGTCTTCTGGATGAGCGTATTACCATCGCTGATCAATCAATACACTCTTCTGAAGAGGTATTAAATTCGTATACCCGTCTTTTTATAGCAGGAAAACGAAGCTGGCTCGACGTTGTTAATGCTGCGCGTGAGCTTACGGATAATCAAAAACTTAAAAGCGATATGGTTGCATCTTCTGTGATTTCGGGTGAGAGACTTAAACTCTATCAAGGCAAAACAATCATGACACCTTCTACAAGTGAGAATAAATGA
- a CDS encoding DUF4347 domain-containing protein: MATTQQITFILDNVDDYQTLVAGIPAGTSVYVLESSGDVLAQMAAIASGYSNLDTIHLFSHGSIGALNLGSLILNINNLNTYADTLSQIGASLSVNGDILLYGCNVAQGEVGQSFIDTLASYTNADIAASDDVTGSRVLGGDWVLESHNGEVESSNLVIDDYRSLLSAVTSSTIMYRGHSMGEYKNLYAFATLRADGSVVTWGYNSFGGNSSSVSLDGTIDVTQIFSNQYTFAALRTDGSVVTWGWGGYGGDSSSVASALDGTTDVTQIFSNNVAFAALRSDGSVVTWGDSNYGGNSSGVASALDGTTDVTQIYSTGFAFAALHTDGSVVTWGGSSYGGDSSSVASTLDGTTDVTQIFSTESAFAALRADGSVVTWGDSRYGGDSSGVASVLDGTNDVIQIFSNQYAFAALRADGSVVTWGYSGNGGDSSGVATSLDGHINVTQIVSNGVAFTALRIDGSVVTWGYIYGGGDSSGVASALDGTIDVMKICSNQYAFAALRADGSVVTWGSSSSGGDSSAVASALDGTTDVIQIFSNSSAFAALRADGSVVTWGNSSNGGDSSSVASTLDGTTDVTQIFSTESAFAALRADGSVVTWGNSSYGGNSSGVASALDGTIDVLSFADISSNISLHAPTSSDTSITLNEDSFLHGVLPTATDIDGDTITYATDMAPSHGMLFIQNNGAYIYIVDSNYHGSDTFTYRVTDSSGAYNTYTVGVNITSAMNHAPTSLNTTLSTNEDTAVVLSLSNFAFNDADTGNTLYSVKITTLPNAGIFTLDGSMVTLNQEILASDISSSKLIFTPSANANGVDYASFGFHVSDGTDYSVSENTLTLHVKSVRDDMTINGTSGNDTLSGDTIDLGSYDTLYGMDGNDILDGKLGADTMVGGAGDDLYYVNNTGDSVVEYTNEGIDRVVSSINYTLTHDVERLTLVKTANINGTGNEINNTLIGNSGNNTLEGLDGNDILNGSFGEDTMIGGTGDDTYYVDNVGDSVIESMDEGIDRVSSSIDYTLGQNVENLSLREFANLSGTGNELNNTLIGNSGNNTLEGLDGNDILNGSFGDDTMIGGTGDDIYVVDTIGDSVIESMDEGIDKVSSSIDYTLGQNVEKLSFRGTADLNGTGNELNNKLIGNSGDNILNGLNGNDILTGGTGRDLFVFDTTLNSTTNRDTITDFNVTDDRIELSHAIFNNLSIATGTFDTNNFYASSTGKAHDSNDYILYNTATGILSYDEDGNGSGKAIAFAILTGHPTITFQDFNVI; the protein is encoded by the coding sequence ATGGCAACCACTCAACAAATTACTTTTATCCTCGACAATGTCGACGATTATCAGACTCTCGTTGCAGGAATCCCTGCTGGAACCTCCGTCTATGTATTAGAGAGCAGTGGCGATGTTTTGGCGCAGATGGCGGCGATTGCATCAGGTTATTCGAATCTGGATACGATTCATTTGTTCAGCCATGGAAGCATCGGAGCACTCAATCTTGGCTCATTGATCCTAAATATCAATAATCTAAATACTTACGCAGATACCCTCTCACAAATCGGTGCGAGTCTTAGTGTAAATGGAGATATCCTCCTCTATGGGTGTAATGTAGCGCAGGGGGAAGTAGGGCAGAGTTTTATCGATACCCTCGCATCCTACACTAATGCCGATATCGCCGCCTCCGATGATGTGACTGGTTCACGTGTGCTAGGAGGGGATTGGGTACTCGAATCTCATAACGGAGAGGTTGAATCCTCTAACCTCGTAATCGATGATTACCGCTCTCTGCTCTCCGCCGTCACTTCATCCACTATCATGTATCGGGGACACAGTATGGGGGAATATAAAAATCTTTATGCCTTCGCCACCCTCCGCGCCGATGGTTCGGTGGTGACGTGGGGATATAACAGTTTTGGTGGAAATAGCAGCAGTGTATCACTCGATGGAACTATCGATGTCACTCAGATATTCTCGAATCAGTATACTTTCGCCGCCCTCCGAACCGATGGCTCGGTCGTGACATGGGGATGGGGCGGTTATGGCGGAGATAGCAGCTCTGTTGCCTCTGCCCTCGATGGAACGACTGATGTCACTCAGATATTTTCGAACAATGTTGCCTTCGCCGCCCTTCGTTCCGATGGTTCGGTGGTGACGTGGGGAGATAGCAATTATGGCGGAAATAGTAGCGGTGTTGCCTCTGCCCTCGATGGAACGACTGATGTCACTCAGATATATTCGACAGGCTTTGCCTTCGCCGCCCTCCACACCGATGGCTCCGTCGTGACATGGGGAGGTAGCAGTTATGGCGGAGATAGCAGCAGTGTTGCCTCCACTCTCGATGGAACGACTGATGTCACTCAGATATTCTCGACTGAGAGTGCCTTCGCCGCCCTCCGCGCCGATGGTTCGGTGGTGACGTGGGGAGATAGCAGGTATGGCGGAGATAGCAGCGGTGTTGCCTCTGTCCTCGATGGTACCAACGACGTCATACAAATATTCTCAAATCAGTATGCCTTCGCCGCCCTCCGCGCCGATGGTTCCGTCGTGACATGGGGATATAGCGGTAATGGCGGAGATAGTAGCGGTGTTGCCACATCACTCGATGGACATATTAATGTGACACAGATAGTCTCGAACGGTGTTGCCTTCACCGCCCTTCGCATAGATGGTTCCGTCGTAACATGGGGATATATCTATGGTGGTGGAGATAGCAGCGGTGTTGCCTCTGCCCTCGATGGCACCATCGACGTCATGAAAATATGCTCGAATCAGTATGCCTTCGCCGCCCTCCGCGCCGATGGCTCAGTAGTGACGTGGGGAAGTAGTAGTTCTGGCGGAGATAGTAGTGCGGTTGCCAGCGCACTCGATGGAACGACTGATGTCATACAAATATTCTCGAACAGTTCTGCCTTCGCCGCCCTCCGCGCCGATGGTTCTGTCGTGACATGGGGAAATAGCAGTAATGGCGGAGATAGCAGCAGTGTTGCCTCCACTCTCGATGGAACGACTGATGTCACTCAGATATTCTCGACTGAGAGTGCCTTCGCCGCCCTCCGCGCCGATGGTTCGGTGGTGACGTGGGGAAATAGCAGTTATGGCGGAAATAGCAGCGGTGTTGCCTCCGCTCTCGATGGAACTATCGACGTTCTGAGTTTCGCCGATATTTCGAGCAATATTTCGCTTCATGCTCCGACATCATCAGATACTTCGATTACGCTCAATGAGGATTCATTTTTACACGGTGTTCTCCCTACCGCCACCGATATCGATGGAGACACTATCACCTACGCCACAGATATGGCTCCCTCTCACGGAATGCTATTTATTCAGAATAACGGTGCTTATATCTATATTGTTGATAGCAACTATCATGGCAGCGACACCTTTACTTATCGTGTTACCGATAGTAGTGGTGCTTATAATACTTATACGGTAGGAGTAAACATCACTTCTGCGATGAACCACGCCCCGACCTCACTAAACACCACCCTCTCAACAAACGAGGATACGGCAGTCGTTCTGAGCTTGAGCAATTTTGCATTTAACGACGCAGACACAGGAAATACACTATACAGCGTAAAAATTACCACCTTGCCAAATGCGGGAATATTTACCCTAGATGGATCGATGGTTACCCTCAATCAAGAGATTCTTGCCTCGGATATCAGTAGCTCTAAACTCATCTTTACCCCATCGGCTAATGCTAATGGAGTCGATTATGCCTCATTCGGATTCCATGTCTCAGACGGTACCGATTATAGCGTCTCTGAAAATACTCTCACTCTGCACGTCAAATCGGTTCGAGATGATATGACCATTAACGGGACAAGCGGCAATGACACTCTCAGTGGAGATACTATCGATTTAGGAAGTTACGATACCCTCTATGGGATGGATGGTAACGATATCTTAGATGGTAAATTGGGTGCTGATACGATGGTTGGCGGAGCTGGAGACGATCTTTATTATGTTAATAATACAGGAGACAGTGTTGTTGAATATACAAATGAGGGAATAGATCGAGTTGTTTCATCGATTAACTATACGCTCACTCACGATGTTGAACGATTAACCCTTGTTAAAACTGCTAATATCAATGGAACCGGTAACGAGATTAACAACACCCTCATTGGTAACAGTGGGAACAACACACTCGAAGGGTTAGATGGCAACGACATCTTAAACGGTAGTTTCGGTGAGGACACTATGATCGGTGGAACTGGAGATGATACCTATTATGTTGATAATGTAGGAGACAGTGTTATCGAAAGCATGGATGAAGGTATCGATAGAGTTAGCTCTTCGATTGATTATACGTTGGGTCAAAATGTTGAAAATTTATCCCTTAGAGAATTTGCTAATCTAAGCGGAACCGGTAATGAGCTCAACAACACCCTCATTGGTAACAGTGGGAACAACACACTCGAAGGGTTAGATGGTAACGACATCTTAAACGGTAGTTTCGGTGATGACACTATGATCGGTGGAACTGGAGATGACATCTATGTTGTTGATACTATAGGAGACAGTGTTATCGAAAGCATGGATGAAGGTATCGATAAAGTTAGCTCTTCGATTGATTATACGTTGGGTCAAAATGTTGAAAAATTATCTTTTAGAGGTACTGCTGATCTTAATGGAACCGGTAATGAGCTCAACAACAAACTCATTGGTAACAGTGGAGATAATATTCTGAACGGATTGAATGGAAACGATATCTTAACGGGTGGTACAGGTCGTGATTTATTTGTATTTGATACGACTCTCAACAGCACAACCAATAGAGATACTATTACCGATTTCAATGTAACCGATGATAGGATTGAACTATCTCATGCGATTTTTAATAACCTTTCTATAGCAACTGGAACATTTGATACAAACAATTTTTATGCAAGTAGCACGGGTAAAGCACATGATAGCAATGATTATATCCTTTACAATACTGCAACTGGTATTCTTAGCTATGATGAGGATGGAAATGGTTCAGGCAAGGCTATTGCATTCGCTATTCTCACCGGACATCCTACTATTACTTTTCAAGATTTTAATGTCATTTAA
- a CDS encoding ATP-binding cassette domain-containing protein → MILPHTIRWFLDECAHIRGIGQNEHHVYEEATNVKQPFTDSIEHLYNLIDLSGFERRPTYSFPDEKQLPMVALDSENSVIIIYAKKDSGEWLIRSFKGENSVDAFAPNTQFISLVEKQKIHNFTKASQMFSSVAWREKNIFMNGALASVLINVIALSTSFYSMQIYDRVIPTQGMATLIALSVGVFIAMIFELVMKVVRTKIVDRAIESMDITYSHEIFRRLLNIRSDRFPRSIGTLSSKVQSYGAVRGFITSASLYLLVDLPFALLFVVVVIMIGTPILGVIAIAFFILSIIVGVAFRTKIDKLSRESNNISHKKLGLLVETIEGSETIKTAGASWQLLNRWNQMSRLGIEDDVAIRFYSELSMYLSAFMQQSSYISIVAVGAYIVSVDQSMTMGGLIACTILSGRMLSPVNMIPNMLVQWGKAKMAIEDIENIYVLESENEGINKPLNPAIITNNFEVHNVTFAFEDRRIITIPHLTIRSGEKIAILGTIGSGKSTLLRLLSGLYKPTEGKVMIGGLDIAHISRDRLSQETGYLPQDTKLFAGTLRDNLTLGLSAIADEIILEACNNTGLIHYINAHPKGLDAPIAEGGNVVSGGQRQLIALTRVLINNPNIYLLDEPTANLDEGSERYLIGMLMQKMKQNTTMIVVTHKPQILSIVSRIIIIGNEGIIMDGPKEEVLRKIAVPYQQNRGNA, encoded by the coding sequence ATGATATTACCCCATACTATACGCTGGTTTTTAGATGAATGTGCCCATATTAGAGGTATTGGTCAAAATGAACATCATGTTTATGAAGAAGCTACCAATGTAAAGCAACCCTTTACTGATTCGATAGAACACCTTTATAATTTAATAGATTTAAGTGGTTTTGAAAGACGACCGACATATTCGTTCCCTGATGAGAAACAGCTTCCGATGGTTGCTTTAGACAGTGAAAATTCAGTGATTATTATTTATGCTAAAAAAGATAGCGGAGAATGGTTAATACGTAGTTTTAAAGGTGAGAATAGTGTAGATGCCTTTGCACCCAATACACAGTTCATTTCACTTGTTGAGAAACAAAAGATTCACAATTTTACCAAAGCTTCTCAGATGTTTAGCTCTGTAGCATGGAGAGAAAAAAATATTTTTATGAATGGAGCACTTGCTTCAGTACTCATTAACGTTATAGCCCTCTCTACCTCATTCTATAGTATGCAAATCTATGATCGTGTTATCCCAACACAGGGTATGGCAACACTAATAGCTTTGAGTGTCGGTGTATTCATTGCGATGATATTTGAACTTGTTATGAAAGTAGTCCGTACTAAAATTGTTGATAGGGCGATTGAATCGATGGACATTACCTATTCACATGAGATATTCCGTAGACTACTCAATATACGAAGTGATAGGTTTCCTCGAAGTATCGGCACCCTCTCTTCCAAAGTACAAAGTTATGGTGCAGTACGAGGTTTTATCACCTCTGCATCTCTTTATTTGTTGGTTGATTTACCATTTGCTCTTTTATTTGTTGTTGTCGTTATTATGATTGGTACGCCGATATTAGGTGTAATCGCAATAGCTTTTTTTATTCTCTCTATTATTGTAGGTGTAGCATTTCGTACCAAAATTGATAAGTTAAGCCGTGAATCTAATAATATCAGCCACAAAAAATTAGGACTTTTGGTTGAGACTATAGAAGGATCAGAAACCATCAAAACAGCAGGTGCTTCATGGCAACTGTTAAATCGTTGGAATCAAATGAGCCGTTTAGGTATCGAAGATGATGTTGCTATCCGTTTTTACAGTGAGCTCTCTATGTATCTTTCAGCTTTTATGCAGCAAAGCAGCTACATATCGATTGTCGCAGTCGGCGCTTATATCGTAAGTGTTGATCAATCGATGACCATGGGAGGATTGATCGCATGTACTATTCTTTCGGGTCGAATGCTTTCTCCTGTTAATATGATTCCCAATATGCTAGTGCAATGGGGAAAAGCAAAAATGGCGATAGAGGACATTGAAAATATTTATGTGCTTGAGAGCGAAAATGAGGGGATAAATAAACCTCTCAATCCTGCAATCATTACTAATAACTTTGAGGTGCATAACGTAACATTTGCCTTTGAAGATCGTCGTATTATTACCATTCCCCATCTCACAATCCGCTCAGGTGAAAAAATAGCGATACTAGGAACGATAGGATCAGGTAAATCGACACTTTTGAGATTGTTATCAGGACTGTATAAACCTACAGAAGGGAAAGTGATGATAGGGGGCTTGGATATTGCTCACATCTCACGTGATCGATTATCGCAAGAGACAGGATATCTTCCACAGGACACTAAATTGTTTGCGGGAACATTACGAGATAATCTAACTTTAGGTCTTAGCGCAATTGCAGATGAAATCATATTAGAAGCGTGTAACAATACCGGATTAATTCATTATATCAATGCTCATCCAAAAGGGCTAGATGCACCTATCGCTGAGGGAGGAAACGTTGTTTCAGGCGGTCAACGTCAGTTGATAGCACTTACCCGAGTCCTTATAAATAATCCAAATATCTATCTATTGGATGAACCGACGGCGAACTTAGACGAGGGGAGTGAACGTTATCTCATCGGAATGCTTATGCAAAAAATGAAACAGAACACTACAATGATTGTCGTAACACATAAACCTCAGATTCTCTCTATAGTAAGTAGAATAATTATTATTGGAAATGAAGGAATTATAATGGATGGGCCAAAAGAGGAAGTACTACGAAAAATAGCTGTTCCATATCAACAAAATAGGGGTAATGCATGA
- a CDS encoding HlyD family type I secretion periplasmic adaptor subunit — MKNNYQWIPTIAMGLLIIFVLWSSLAKIDQISRANGSVIAISKTQVIQASNDGVIEQVYAHEGKKVHKGELLVLLVQSQADAAHKDSLSKVSALKATVSRLEAEVYAKPLNFSLDIYAYPEFISNQRALYERRKTALNEEVSSINDGLKLAQEELSLNEPLVAQGDVGKSEIIRINSKIAELKGQISKVKNKYFQDAQAELTKAQEELQTKEQELVDRSVTLERTEIRAPMDGIVKDVMLSTNGARVRPGDVIMELVPMGDQLIIEAKLSPSDVSFVHTELPATVKLDAYDYTIYGMLHGKVIYISPDTLIEKTQQGEKPYFRVHIQITEKELPSKKGKRVTIEPGMSASIDIRTGERSLLEYISKPITKTFDNALKER, encoded by the coding sequence ATGAAAAATAATTATCAGTGGATTCCTACTATTGCTATGGGACTATTGATCATTTTTGTCCTATGGTCATCATTAGCAAAAATTGATCAAATTTCTCGCGCTAACGGAAGCGTAATAGCGATCAGTAAAACGCAGGTGATTCAAGCGTCTAATGACGGTGTCATAGAACAAGTTTATGCTCATGAGGGGAAAAAAGTACATAAAGGTGAGCTTCTAGTATTACTGGTTCAATCACAAGCCGATGCAGCACATAAAGACTCTCTCTCAAAAGTATCAGCACTAAAGGCTACTGTATCACGACTCGAAGCTGAAGTGTATGCCAAACCTCTCAATTTCTCCTTAGATATATACGCTTATCCTGAGTTTATTTCCAACCAACGTGCTTTATATGAGCGTAGAAAAACAGCATTAAATGAGGAAGTGTCTAGCATTAATGATGGGCTAAAATTAGCACAAGAAGAATTGTCGTTGAATGAGCCCCTTGTCGCTCAAGGAGATGTAGGAAAAAGTGAAATAATCCGTATTAATAGTAAAATTGCGGAGCTCAAAGGGCAAATTTCTAAAGTTAAAAATAAATACTTTCAAGATGCACAAGCTGAACTTACAAAAGCACAAGAAGAACTCCAAACAAAAGAGCAAGAATTAGTGGACCGAAGCGTAACACTTGAACGTACAGAAATACGTGCACCAATGGATGGTATTGTCAAAGATGTTATGCTCAGCACTAACGGAGCTCGAGTCCGACCTGGTGATGTTATTATGGAACTCGTCCCTATGGGAGACCAGCTCATTATTGAAGCAAAGCTTAGCCCTAGTGATGTTTCATTTGTCCATACAGAACTTCCTGCAACCGTAAAACTTGATGCATACGATTATACGATTTATGGAATGTTACATGGAAAAGTAATTTATATCAGCCCTGATACTCTGATTGAAAAAACACAACAAGGAGAAAAACCTTATTTTAGAGTTCATATACAAATTACCGAAAAAGAGTTGCCAAGTAAGAAGGGGAAGAGGGTAACGATAGAACCGGGGATGAGTGCTAGTATCGATATCCGAACGGGAGAGAGAAGCCTTTTAGAATATATTAGCAAACCCATTACAAAAACGTTTGATAATGCTTTAAAAGAGCGGTGA
- a CDS encoding histidine kinase dimerization/phosphoacceptor domain -containing protein: MDITDINGTRPLKGPWVLSSTSSRSFDNNQSILLPQFIENHIKYPNKVVALSLTLKTVPNIPLSINMKQPYSVWKLYADGKLIGSSGKFDQINGKHKAEAYYPIINFTPLTTQTKLLLYLANSQHRHIGFYGVPLIAPQGILEKHHLYTSIIEKIVATILFLFGLYHIAQYIVWKKDQAPLWFGAVCISFAIRTTTTGEKIILDYFPNLSWEMLARIEYSSAYIALPFFVLYFGALYPKRSSVFAEYSYLFVGLLFTGFSLFSSTLFFTASLSYYNIVVLTFVFYIFWVLFQSFQYKEKGSLLAFLAFSFFSATIVHDLLLFENMIIFLPIDLMPYGFMIYLIAQATILLQRSSEAFYLIEKHTTDLEDSVSERTRELLLVIEQRELLLRELTHRVKNNLQFIIGLLWIQRKEADIQTQESLKILESQIQSIATVHESLCSQDAIEMIEIHEYIRKLIFSLKRLHSGLEISLNSHDPIYIQTDHTITLGLIINELITNHIKYSAPYETSSVHIFIEKSLDLCVILHYNDGIDHRETFQKAQMSSSFGLPKLGWSMIKEFVKQMDANIIVYHDHLDLHFLACEHTK, encoded by the coding sequence ATGGATATTACTGATATTAATGGGACGAGACCATTAAAAGGTCCATGGGTTTTGTCTTCAACATCGAGTAGATCGTTTGATAATAATCAATCAATTTTGCTTCCACAGTTTATTGAAAATCATATTAAATATCCGAATAAAGTTGTTGCTCTTTCTCTCACACTAAAAACTGTACCTAATATTCCGTTATCAATCAATATGAAACAGCCCTATTCTGTTTGGAAACTTTATGCTGATGGAAAATTGATTGGATCATCTGGAAAATTTGATCAGATTAACGGCAAACATAAAGCTGAAGCATATTATCCTATTATTAACTTTACCCCATTAACTACTCAAACAAAACTGTTGTTGTATCTAGCAAATTCTCAACATCGACATATCGGATTTTATGGTGTACCACTGATAGCACCTCAGGGGATATTAGAAAAACATCATTTATACACCAGTATTATCGAAAAAATTGTTGCCACTATTCTATTTTTATTTGGGTTATATCATATAGCTCAATATATCGTTTGGAAAAAAGACCAAGCCCCTTTATGGTTTGGTGCGGTATGTATTTCATTCGCGATACGGACAACAACTACAGGAGAAAAAATTATTTTAGATTATTTCCCAAATTTATCTTGGGAAATGTTAGCACGAATAGAATATTCAAGTGCATATATAGCATTACCTTTTTTTGTCCTTTATTTTGGAGCTCTGTATCCTAAAAGAAGTTCTGTGTTTGCTGAGTATAGTTATCTTTTTGTAGGGTTATTATTTACTGGTTTTTCTTTATTTTCTTCTACATTATTTTTTACCGCGTCCTTATCATATTACAATATAGTTGTTCTAACATTTGTTTTTTATATTTTTTGGGTACTTTTTCAGTCATTTCAATACAAAGAAAAAGGATCATTATTAGCTTTTTTAGCTTTTTCATTTTTTAGTGCTACGATAGTACATGATTTATTACTTTTTGAAAATATGATTATATTTTTACCGATTGATTTAATGCCCTATGGGTTTATGATATATTTAATCGCCCAGGCTACTATATTATTGCAACGTTCATCAGAGGCTTTTTATCTGATTGAAAAACATACTACTGATCTTGAAGATAGTGTATCTGAACGGACTCGTGAGCTTCTTTTAGTGATAGAACAGCGCGAACTATTGTTACGTGAATTGACCCATCGCGTTAAAAATAATCTTCAATTTATTATTGGGCTTTTATGGATTCAACGTAAAGAGGCAGATATTCAGACACAAGAATCTTTAAAAATTTTGGAATCACAAATCCAATCTATAGCTACCGTCCATGAATCACTTTGTTCACAAGATGCTATTGAAATGATTGAAATTCATGAATATATCCGCAAATTAATTTTTTCTCTTAAACGCCTGCATTCTGGTTTAGAGATATCTTTAAACTCACACGATCCCATTTATATCCAAACTGATCACACAATAACCTTGGGATTGATTATAAATGAACTTATAACCAATCATATTAAGTACTCTGCCCCTTATGAAACAAGTTCTGTACATATTTTCATCGAAAAATCACTAGACCTGTGTGTAATTTTACACTATAATGACGGCATCGATCATCGTGAAACTTTTCAAAAAGCACAGATGTCTTCTTCTTTTGGTTTACCGAAACTCGGATGGTCTATGATTAAGGAGTTTGTAAAACAAATGGACGCAAATATTATTGTCTATCATGATCATTTAGATCTACATTTTCTCGCTTGTGAGCATACTAAATGA